A single window of bacterium DNA harbors:
- a CDS encoding DPP IV N-terminal domain-containing protein — MKITHIIKYVGIIFIFFVLSIGCKENSSLSKQKIVFNSCRDGNTDIYIIDDDGKNEYRLTNNPANDFDPSWSPNSEKIIFVSDRDGNDEIYIMNPDGTNQKNLSSNPFSDGEPSWSPDGKKILFSSNRDGNREIYVMNVDGTDQKRVTNNPFSDDEPSWSPDGKKILFSSNRDGNREIYVMNVDGTNIIRLTSNKYTDCEPSWSPDGKKITFCSKNFKIYIMDADGKNQRILANGSKNGYLNPSWSPDGKKIVFDFLHPKLGCDEIYIIDTDGKNLKRITYNQYLDGNPSWRPIAKE, encoded by the coding sequence ATGAAAATAACTCATATTATAAAATATGTAGGGATTATTTTTATATTCTTTGTTCTTTCTATTGGATGTAAAGAGAATAGCTCTCTTTCTAAACAAAAAATTGTTTTTAATTCTTGTCGTGATGGTAATACCGACATTTATATAATAGATGATGATGGTAAGAATGAATATAGATTAACAAATAATCCAGCAAATGATTTTGATCCTTCTTGGTCACCAAATAGCGAAAAGATTATTTTTGTATCCGACCGTGATGGAAATGATGAAATATATATAATGAATCCTGATGGTACGAACCAAAAGAATTTATCAAGTAACCCTTTTTCAGATGGTGAACCATCCTGGTCTCCAGATGGTAAAAAGATTCTTTTTAGCTCCAACCGGGATGGTAATAGAGAAATTTATGTAATGAATGTTGACGGTACAGACCAAAAGAGAGTTACAAATAACCCTTTTTCTGACGATGAACCATCCTGGTCTCCAGATGGTAAAAAGATTCTTTTTAGCTCCAACCGGGATGGTAATAGAGAAATCTATGTAATGAATGTTGATGGAACGAATATAATAAGATTGACAAGTAATAAATATACAGATTGTGAACCCTCTTGGTCTCCAGATGGTAAAAAGATTACTTTTTGCTCTAAAAACTTTAAGATATATATAATGGATGCTGATGGTAAAAACCAGAGAATATTAGCTAATGGTTCTAAAAATGGTTATCTTAATCCTTCTTGGTCACCCGACGGTAAAAAGATTGTTTTTGATTTTCTCCATCCGAAATTAGGATGTGATGAAATTTACATAATTGATACCGATGGGAAAAATCTAAAAAGAATAACCTATAACCAATACCTAGATGGAAATCCCTCATGGCGACCGATTGCTAAGGAGTAG